A segment of the Candidatus Methylomirabilota bacterium genome:
CGCGAGCGCGGCAAGCCTCCGCACGAGGCGATCTACGAGGCGTGTCTCCTGCGCTTCCGGCCCATCATGATGACCACGATGGCCGCGCTCCTCGGCGGGCTGCCGCTCGCCTTCGGCACCGGCACCGGCGCCGAGCTCCGCCGCCCGCTCGGCATCACCATCGTGGGCGGCCTCCTGCTCTCCCAGGTGCTGACGCTCTACACCACGCCGGTGGTGTACCTGGCCTTCGACCGGATCACCCGACGCGGTCGGGCCGCCGCCGCGCCGCACCCGCTCCCCGCCCCCGCGGGCGACGGCTCGTGAAGGGCTCGCCGCGATGAACATCGCCGAGCCCTTCATCCGACGCCCGGTCGCCACCACGTTGCTGAGCGTGGCCGTGCTGCTGGCGGGGGCGATGGCCTATCGCGTCCTGCCGGTGGCCCCGCTGCCCCAGGTGGAGTTCCCCGTCATCCAGGTGCAGGCCAACCTTCCCGGGGCGAGCCCGGAGACCATGGCGGCCTCGGTGGCGACTCCGCTCGAGCGCTCGTTCGGCCGCATCGCGGGCATCACCGAGATGACGTCCACGAGCTTGCTCGGCAACACCACCATCGTGCTCCAGTTCGACCTCAACCGAAGCATCGACGCGGCTGCGCGCGACGTGCAGGCCGCCATCAACGCGGCGAGCAGCGACCTGCCCGCGACCCTGCCCACGAATCCGACGTACCGCAAGGTCAATCCCGCCGACGCCCCCATCATGATCCTGGCGGTGACCTCGGGCATCCTGCCCATCGGCCGCCTCTACGACGCCGCCGACTCGATCCTGGCCCAGAAGCTCTCGCAGGTGGAGGGCATCGGCCAGGTCATCGTGGGCGGCGCGGCCCGACCCGCGGTGCGCGTGCAGGTCGATCCCCTGCGTCTCACCCAGCTCGGCATCGGGCTCGACCAGGTGCGGGGCGCGCTGCGCACGGTCAACGCCAACACGCCCAAGGGGGCGGTGGCCGGCCCCGACCGGGCCTGGACCATCACCGCCAACGATCAGCTCTTCACCGCCGAGCAGTATCGCCCGGTGATCGTGGCCTACCGGAACGGCGCTCCGGTGCGCCTCTCGGACGTGGCCACGGTGTCCGAGTCGGTGGAGAACATCCGCAACGCCGGCGTCGCCAACGGCGAGCGGGCGGTGCTGCTGATCGTCTTCCGCCAGCCCGGGACCAACATCATCGCAACGGTGGACCGGGTGCTCGAGCGGATGCCGGAGCTGCGCGCTTCCATCCCGCCCGCCATGACGCTCGCCGTCGTGCTCGACCGCACCACCACCATCCGCGCGTCCTTCCGCGACATCCAGCTCACGCTGGCGCTCTCGGTGGCCCTCGTGATCCTGGTGGTGTTCGTGTTCCTCCGCAGTGTCCGCTCCACCACCATCCCCAGCATCGCGATCCCGCTGTCGCTGTTCGGCACCTTCGGCGGCATGTACCTCTTCGGCTACAGTCTCGACAACCTCTCCCTGATGGCTCTCACCATCTCCACCGGCTTCGTGGTGGACGACGCCATCGTCGTGCTCGAGAACATCACCCGCTATCTCGAGGTGGGCGAATCACCCCTCGCCGCCGCCCTCCGCGGCGCGCGCGAGATCGGCTTCACCGTGCTCTCGATGAGCACGTCGCTGGTGGCGGTGTTCATTCCCATCCTGCTCATGGGCGGCCTCGTGGGCCGGCTCTTCCGCGAGTTCGCGGTGGTCCTGACGCTCGCGATCCTGATGTCGATGGTGGTCTCGCTCACCGTCACGCCCATGGCCTGCGCCGTCCTGCTCCGCCCGAAGCGCGAGCGGCCTCCGGGCCGGCTCGCTCGGCTCGGCGAGCGCGCCTTCGACGGCACGCTGGCCTTTTACCGCGTGACGCTCGGCTGGTGCCTGCGGCATCCGCTGCTGATCCTCTTCGTGACGCTGGGCACCATCGGTGTCAACATCTACCTCTTCGTCGTCGTGCCCAAGGGCTTCTTCCCCCAGCAGGACACCGGCCGCATCAGTGGGAACATCCAGGCCGAGCAGGACATCTCCTTCCCCGCCATGCGCCAGAAGATGAACGAGTTCGTGACCACGGTGATGGCCGATCCCGCCGTGTCCAACGTGGTCGCCTTCACCGGGGGCGGCAACACCACCAACACCGGCCGCATGTTCGTGTCCCTCAAGCCGCAGCACGACCGCAACGTCACCGCCGACCAGGTCATCACGCGCCTCCGGAGCAAGCTCGCCCATGTGCCGGGGGCGACGCTCTTCCTCCAGGCGGTGCAAGACTTACGGATCGGGGGGCGGGCGAGCAACGCGCAGTTCCAGTACACCTTGCAGAGCGCGGGCGGGGAGCTGGGCGATCTCAACGCGGCGGCGCCGCGCATGCTGGCCAAGCTGCGCGCGCTGCCCCAGCTGCGCGACGTGTCCACCGACCAGCAGAACCGAGGGCTTCAGGCCAAGCTCGTCATCGACCGCGACGTCGCTTCCCGGCTCGGCATCTTACCCCAGGGCATCGACGACAGCCTCTACGACGCCTTCGGCCAGCGACAGGTCTCGACGATCTTCACCCAGCTCAACCAGTACCGCGTGGTGATGGAGGTCGATCCCGCGTTCCAGCAGAATCCCGACGCCCTCACCGGCATCTACGTAAAGACGCCGAGCGGCCCGCCCGTGCCGCTCTCCACCCTCGCGCACTTCACGCCCACGCTGACGCCGCTGCAGGTGGCCCATCAGGGCCAGTTCCCCGCGGTCACGCTGTCGTTCAACCTCGCCCCCGGCGTGGCGCTGGGCGATGCGGTGAACGCGGTCCGCGCGGCCGAGCGCGAGGTGGGGCTGCCGCCCACGATCCGCGCCAGCTTCCAGGGCACCCTCCAGGCTTTCCAGTCCTCGCTCGCCTCGCAGCCCTATCTGATCCTCGCCGCGCTCGCCGCCGTCTACATCGTGCTGGGCGTGCTCTACGAGAGCTACATCCATCCCCTCACCATCCTGTCCACGCTGCCCTCCGCGGGTGTGGGCGCCATTCTCGCGCTCATGCTGTTCGGCACCGACCTCTCCGTCATCGCGATGATCGGCATCGTCCTCCTCATCGGCATCGTGAAGAAGAACGCGATCATGATGATCGACTTCGCACTCGACGCCGAGCGCACGGGCGGCAAGAGCCCCGCCGAAGCCATCTACGAGGCGTGTCTCCTGCGCTTCCGCCCCATCATGATGACGACGATGGCGGCGCTGCTGGGCGGGCTGCCGCTGGCGTTGGGCCTCGGTACCGGCGCCGAGCTGCGCCGGCCCCTCGGCATCACGATCGTGGGCGGCCTCGTCCTCTCACAGCTCCTCACGCTCTACACGACCCCCGTGGTCTATCTCTATCTCGACCGGCTCCGCGCCTGGCATGGGCGCCGGGCCCGCCCGACGACGCAGACCCTGGAGACCGCATGATCCGGGCCTCGCGCTCCGTCCCCCTCGTCGTGCTGATCTTGGCCCTCGTCGTCATGCTGGGCGCCTGCTCGCGTGACAAGGCCGAATCCAAGGCGCCGCCCGCGACCGCCGCGGTGCCGGTGGCCGTCGCTCCCGTCGAGCAGAAGGCCATGCCCTTGCAGCTGCAAGCCATCGGCACCGTCGAGGCGTTCTCCGTGGTCTCCGTGCGCGCCCAGGTGGGCGGCGAGCTGACGAAGGTGCACTTCAACGAAGGCCAGGACGTCAAGAAGGGCGCGCTGCTCTTCACCATCGACCCGCGTTCCTTCGAGGCCGCGCTGGCCCAGGCCGAGGCCACCCTCGCCAAGGACACCGGGCTCGTGCAGCAGGCACGCGCGACGCTCCAGCGCGACCGGGCGCGGGTGCTCCAGACGCGCGCCGCCCTCGCGCGCGACCAGGCGCAGGCGCGCACCGCGGACGCCGAGGCCAAGCGCTACGCGGAGCTCTACAAGCGTGAGCTCATCTCGCTCGAGCAGTCCGAGCAGTTCCACACCACCGCGGAGGCGCTCGCCGCGACAGTGCGGGCCGATGAGGCCGACGTGAAGAGCGCGGAGGAGACGGTGCGGGCCGACGAGGCCGCCATCAAGGCCGCCGAGCAGACGGTGCGGGGCGACGAGGCCATGGTGGACAGCGCCAAGATCCAGCTCGGCTACACCAAGATCACCTCGCCCATCGACGGCCGCACCGGCAGCCTCATGCTGCACGAGGGCAACATCGTACGCGCGGGCGGGACGTCCGACTCCACTCTCGTCGTCATCAACCAGATCCAGCCCGTCTACGTCTCCTTCACCGTGCCCCAGCAGCAGCTGCCCGCCATCCGTCGCTACATGGCCGAGGGGACGCTCGAGGTGCGGGCGACCCCCGCCGGTGACGCTCAGCCCCAGCGGGGCACGGTGAGCTTCGTGGACAACGTCGTGGACGCCGCCACCGGCACGATCCGTCTCAAGGGCACCTTTACCAACGCGGAGCGGAAGCTCTGGCCCGGCCAGTTCGCCAATGTGGAGCTGGTGCTCTCCACCGAGCCCGACGCCATCGTCGTACCCGCGCAGGCGGTCCAGACCGGCCAGGGCAACAGCACGTTCGTCTTCGTGGTGAGAGACGATTCCACCGTGGAGACGCGGCGGATCACCGTGAAGCGCACCCAGGGCAACGAGACGGTGGTCGGCGACGGGCTCAAGCCCGGCGAGAAGGTGGTGACCGACGGCATGCCGCGGCTCGTGGCCGGCGCCAAGGTCGAGATCCGTGCGGCCCAGGAAGGCGGCCGGTCGGGCGGCGGGCGGCGCTCCGGCGGTGCGACGCCGGGCGGCGCGGCGCCGGACACAGGCGGCAAGGCCCCCCCGGGGGCCAGGCCGTGAGACGCGGCGCCTAGAGGTAGACGCTCTTCATCTGCGGCGCGGGATAGCGCGTGCCCGCGGCGGCGCCCGCCGGCACCGCGGCGGCGATGCGCGCCACGTCCGAGGGGCCGAGCTTCACCGCCGCCGCGCCAAGATTTTCTTCCAGGCGGTCCTTTCGCTTGGTCCCGGGTATCGGCAGCACGTCCGGCCCCTGCGCGAGCAGCCAGGCCAGCACGAGCTGCCCGGGCGTGCACCCCTTCTCCGCGGCGATGGCCTCGATGCGATGCACGAGGTCCACGTTGTGGCCGAAGTTGCCGTCCTGGAAGCGCGGGTGGTCGCGGCGGCGATCGCCCTCGGGAATGTCGGCGATCTTCTGGATCTGGCCGGTCAGGAAGCCGCGCCCCAGCGGGGAATAGGCCACGAAGCTGATGCCGAGCTCGCGGCACACGCGCAGCGTCTCCTCGGCCTCGACGCGGTAGAGCAGCGAGAACTCGCTCTGCACCGCGGCGATGGGATGCACGGCGTGCGCGCGGCGGATCGTCGCGGGCGCGGCTTCGGACAGCCCGAGCGCGCGCACCTTGCCCGCCTCCACCAGCCCCTTCATCGCGCCCACCGTGTCCTCGATGGGCACGGACGGGTCCACGCGATGCTGGTAGTAGAGGTCGATCACGTCCACGCCGAGGCGGGTCAGGCTGGCGTCGCACGCTTCGCGCACGTACTCGGGGCGGCCGTTGACGAGATTCGCCCCCGACGCGTTACGCGTCTGCCCGAACTTGGTGGCGAGCACCACGCGATCGCGCCGGCCGCGCAGCGCGCGCCCCAGCAGCGTCTCGTTGTGGCCCCACCCGTACATGTCCGAGGAGTCGACGTGCGTGATGCCGCGGTCCAGCGCGTGCTGGACGAGGGCGACGGAGGCCGCGTCGTCGGCGGCGCCGTAGACGCCGGAGAGTGACATGCAGCCGAGACCGAGGGCGGAGACGCGGAGCGGGCTTTGACCGACGGGGCGCTGTTCCATGGCGGCGAGGATACTACGCGGGCCGTTCGCGCGCCACGCGCGAGCTCCACGCGAAGCCCGCGACGAGGATCACGAGGAGCAGTGCCTGCACGGTCAGCCCCTCGACGCTCGGGTGAATGCCGAGCAGCGGGATGGCGGGAAGCTCCAGCGCGTGCTGAGGGAATGCCCCGGCTTCCTGGAGCGCGGCGATGCCGTTGCCCACGAACACCACCGCGAGGACTCCGACCACGATGGCCGACACTCCGAAGAAGAGCCCGATGGGCAGCCGGAGGCTGCCGCGCACGATGACCCAACCGAGCGCGACCAGGGCCACCGCCGCCGCCGCGAGCCCGCCGAGCAGTGCCGGCCCGCCGCTCGGCCCGGCCTGCGCGGCCAGCGCCTCGTAGAAGAGCACGGTCTCGAACACCTCGCGGTATACGGCGAGGAAGGACACGGAGGCCAGGGCGAGCATCGTGCGCCCCGACAGGGCGCCGGCAAGCCGCGCCTCGAGGAAGGCCTGCCAGCGGTGCGACTGGCTCTTGCCGTGCATCCAGAAGCCCACGTAGAGGAGCACCGCGGCGGCCACGAGCGCCGTCACGCCCTCGGTGGTCTCGCGCGTCGAGCCGCTGATCGTGAGCACGCGGGACGCCACCCACCACGTGACCCCGCCCAGCAGCAGCGCCACGACCCAGCCGCCGTGCACCCACGGGAGCGCGTCGCGCCGGCCCGCTTTGACGAGTAGCGCGATCACCGCCGCGACGACCAGCAGCGCTTCGAGCCCCTCGCGCAGCAGGATGATGAACGCCGACACGAACGTCGCGGCCGGCGTGAGCCGGTCCGTGTCGAGCCGCGCCTGCGCCCGGGTGAGCAACGCCTCCACCTTGCCCGCCTGGGTCTCCACCGCCCCGAGGGGCGCCCCCTCCTTCACGAGCCCGCGGAAGCGAAGCATCTCGCCCTCGATGGCCAGGCGGAGCGGGTGGTCCACCGCGTCCAGGCTGGGCTCGGCCAGCTCGAAGCCGTCGAGATAGGCGGACACCGCGAGGTCCTGCGCCTCGCGCGCCCGCCCGCCGCGATACGCCTCCAGGCTCTGGCGAAGCAGGCGAAGGCTGATGGCGATGGCCGCGTTGCCCTGCGGCACCAGCGCCTCCGGATCGCTGCGGAGATAGGCGAGGAACGCCGCGGCGTCGGCGCCGTGGCGCGCCGTGAGCTCGCGTGGGCTCCGCGTGGCAAGGCTCGCGAGATCGGAGAACACGTCGCGGCCCTTGCCCGCGGTCCAGAGGGCCTGGCCGCGGGCGCGCTCCGCCTCCGGCGCGGCGAGCCCGGTCACGTGGAAAGCCAGCGCCCAGCGCTCGTCCTCGGTGAGGTCGCGGAAGCCCGCCATCGCGGTGCCCTCCACGCCCAGCGTGATCGTGCTGAACACACTGTAGAGACTGCGCTGGCTCATGCGCTCGGCGTCGTAGAAGTCGCTGGGCCGGGGATCGAGGCTCTGGGCCGCGGGCCCGTCGCCGTGGCCCGTGGCGCCGTGGCAGAGGGCGCAGCGCGCGGCGAAGAGCGCCGCGCCTCGCTTGAGGTCGGGGACACGTTTCGGCGCGACGTCGACGCGGTACGCGCCGATGAGCGCCCAGCGCAACCCGCCGGCAAGGCGCGCCACGTCGGCGTCGGACCCCTTGGCCTTGACGAGGGCGACCAGCCGGTCCGCTTGGGCCTCCAGCCCCGCGCGCTCGGGCCGCGCCTCGAGGCGCCCCAGCAGCGCGCGCGCCTGTCCCACGAACTCGACCTGCTCGCGGTACTCGCCCTCGTCCAGAACCTTGCCGTCCTGCACCGCGCCCGAATAGTCCACCGCCACGTAGTCCAGGATGTGGAGGATCAACTGCGCGGGATCGGGCTCGGCGCCCGGCGGGGCCTGCGCGGTGGCTGGGCTCGCGACCAGCAGCCAGGCGACCGCGACGAGCGCGGCGCGCGGCGCGATGCGGCGGAACGAATCCCGAATGCGCACGCGTCGGCTCCCGCTACGGCGCCCGGTACGCGTCGATGACGCCCCGGATGCGCGCGCGGGCCGCCTCGCGCACCGTGGGATCCGTGAAATCCTTGCCCATGAATTCCTCCTCCACCTCGAACATCTTGACGAAGCGAGGAGGCTGGCCAGGCGGCGTCCGCTCCACGAAGGGGCCGGCGCCGTTCAGCACGCCGTCCCAGGTCGCCCGGAGCAACTCCCAGAAGGCCGCGCGATCGCGGGAGAACGCCGCGCCCACCGCACATTCCCCCTCGGGCAGCCGGACGTACCAGGTCTTGCCGAGCTCGCGCACGAGGGGGGTGCGGACGCCCTGGGCATGAAGCGTCTTCACGTTGTTCTGCCGCTCCAGAAAGCTCGAGCCGTAGGCCACGATGCGCGTGCGACGGTCCAGCGCCTGATAGTCGGAGCGGCCCATGTCGCGTGTCTCCCGTCCGGGCACGGGGGCGTAGCTGTCGCACGACCATTCCGGATAGCCGCCGGCGGTCCACGCCCCCGCGCACTGATAGCGCGGGCCGTCGTCGAGATTGGTGACCCGCCGCGTCCAGAGATGGGGCGTGGCCCGGAGATCGCGCGGCTGCCAGATCTGCGGCCCCGTGAAGTCGTAGAGGAAGGGCGCGTCGAACTCCCAATCCTCCGACTGATGGCGAAGCACGCTATCCATCCGAACAGTTCCGTCGAGGTCGGCGGCGAAGAGGATGCGCTGGAGCCAGATGCGATTCGGCGCGATCTGCTCAGCGGTGATCCATTCCTTCACCGACTTGTCCCGGTTGACGTCGTAGACGCGCGGATCCCGCGTGTAGCCGGGGCGGAGGCTCTCGACCTCGACGAAGCTGTAGTCCACGAGGAAGCACCCGGTGAGGCTCCGGATCGCGGCGAGCCCACGCTCGCGCAGGTCCTGGACGTCGGCCAGCGCCGCGGTGCCGAGCGCCAGGAGCAGGGCGAGCGAGCCGACGAGCGCACGCATGTAGTTAGTTATACCTAAGGTGGCGGCAGCGTCAACGTGAAATGTCCCCCGTCGACGCCCGCGGGCGGCCGTCAGATCTGCGAGTAGCCGCTGCCCCGGCTGTCGACGCCGCGCCCCCGGGCCTCGGCGATCCAGCCGTGCTCCTTGAGAATCTCCTGGCTGTAGGTCACCCGTCCCGTGATGCGCGCGCACGGCTCGGTGGCCAGAATGAGGGCGGCCCGGGCCATCAGGATGGGCGGCTCACCGCGCGGATCGTCCATGCTGCGCACGAGCTTGTGGTGCACGGTGCCGGGGGTGGGCACCACCTGCGACGGCGACACCGCGGTGACGGAGACGCCGTGCGGGTAGACCTCGCGTGCCAGCCCCTGGGTGAAGCGCTCGAGCGCCGCCTTCTCCGCCCCGTAGCAGGTGCCGCCGGTATAGCGCTCGGGCTCGGGATAGGGTCCGCGTCCGGGGCCGATGGCCGAGCCCGAGGAAATGTTCACGATGCTGCCGCGGCGGCGCGGGATCATGTCCTCCAGCACGAGCTTGGAGAGGACGAATGGCGCGTGGACGTTCACCGCCCACGAGCGCAGCCACTTGTTGACGGGGTAGTCCTTGACCTCGATGAAGTAGGTCAGCGCGGCGTTGTTCACCAGGACGTCGATGGGACCATAGGCGTCGCGGGCGGCCCGGACGAGGCGGGCGCACTCGTCCGGCTCGGAGATGTCGGCCGCGATCGCGGTGGCCTGGCCGCCGGCCGCCGTGATCTCGCCCACCGTGTGCTCGAGCGAGCCGGCCAATGGGTGATCTCCTTCCCGAAGCGTGCGCGCCGCGCAGACCACGCGGCCGCCCTCCGCGGCGAACAGGCGGGCGATGTCCGCGCCGATGCCGCGGCTCGCGCCGGTGACCAGGACGACCTTGCCGTCGAGCTTGCCCATGGCGCCGCACACTCTACCACGTCAGGCGACGAGGTTGACCGGCGCCTCTCCCCGGGCAATGCGCTCGATGTTGCCCGCGATCACGGCGGCGCGCGCGTCCAGCATGCCCTCGGTCCAGCCAGATACGTGCGGCGTCATCAGCACATTCGGCAGCTCGTGAAAGGGCCGGCGTGACGGCAGCGTGGCGCCCGGCGCGGCGGGATAGCGGTACCAGACGTCCAGCGCCGCGCCCGCGATCGTGCCGGCGGCCAGCGCCTCGTAGAGCGCATCCTCGTCCACGATCTCGCCCCGCGCCACGTTGATCACGACGGCGCGGCGCCTCATCCGCGCCAGCTCGCGGGCGCCGATCATCCCGCGCGTCTCCGGGGTGAGGGCCAGCGTGATCGCCAGATAGTCCACGGCGCCCAGGAGCGCGTCGAGCCCCTCCGGCCCCGCGAGCGAGACCAGGCCCTCGGTGCTCGTGCCTCTGGGCTCGCGGCGTATCGCGTGGACGGTCATGTCGAACGCCCGCGCCCGGCGTGCCACCGCCTGGCCGATGCGCCCGTAGCCGAGAATGCCCAGCGTCTTCCCGCCCAGCTCGGGCACGAACGGCGGCGGCGGGGCGTCGTGGGACCACGCGGCGTCCCAGCGGCCGCGCCGCAGATTCGCGTCGACCGAGACGAATCGGTGATTCCAGGCGAGCATGGCGCCCAGCACGTACTCCGCGATGCCCCGCTCATGACCGTAGGCATTGGCGACCACGGCGCCGGGCGGGAGCGCGCGGCGGTCGATGCGATCGACGCCGGCGCCGGGCACCTGGACCAGGCGCAGCCGGGACGCGACGGCGCCCATGGCGGGCGTGAAGGCCAGCGTCACCACCACGTCCACGTCGCCCAGGCGCGCGAGCACCTCGCGCTCGTCGCCCATGACGAGCTCGCAGGGCGTCGCCACGCGGGCCCGCACCGGCTCCACGAAGCACGCCGCGAAGCCGCCCACGAAGGCGACGCGGAGCGGCCTCGCGGATCCGGTCACATGAGCACCATCTGCGTCTGGGTGGTGAGCGAGAGCATGCGCCCCGACGCGTCCGTGATGCGCGTCTGCCACACCTGGGTGCGCTTGCCGCGGTGGAGCGGCGTCGCCTCCGCCTGGACGATGCCGTCGCGGCCCGCCGCGAAGAAATTCGTCTTGGACTCCAGTGTGGTCGTGCCCGCGCCGGGCGGAAGGTTCAGCACGGTGGCGACGGCGCCGATGGTGTCGGCGAAGGCCATCAGGGTGCCGCCGTGGAGCGGGCCCCCGACGGTACGCAGGTCATCCCGAATCGTCAGGCGCGCCACCACGCGCTCCTTGCTCGCCTCGACGAACTCGACGCCGAGCAGCTCGCCGAGCGTGCCCTTCCATCGGGCGCTCAGCTCCTTGGGATCGAAGGTCTCGCTCATCTCGCCGTCCTCCTGGAAGGCATGCTCCGCTGCCCGGGTCACCGTCTCAATTACCTGGGAGGTAATGTCTCACGTTCCGCCCGCGGTGTAGACTCCGCCCATGCCACCGATCCGCGCCGGCCACACGCCCCGCGCCCGCGCGCATCGCCGCGCCCCCCGGCCTCGCGCGGCGCGGCTGAGCCCCTTCGGCACGCTGCTTCGCCAGTGGCGGGAGCGCCGGCGGCTCAGCCAGCTCGGGCTCGCCATGGAGGCTGAGGTCTCGACGCGGCATCTCTCCTTCGTGGAGACCGGCCGCGCCCAGCCCAGCCGCGAGATGGTCCTGCTGCTCGCCCGCGCCCTCGACGTGCCGGCCCGGGCGCGCAACGAGCTGCTCACCGCGGCGGGCTTCGCCCCCATCTACCGCGAACGGGGGCTCGAGGCACCCGAGCTGGCCGACGTGCGCCGCGCCCTCGAGTTCATGCTGCGTCAGCAGGAGCCCTTCCCCGCGCTGGTCCTCGACGGCGGCTGGAACATCGTGCTCAGCAATGGCGGTGCCCAGCGGTTGCTGAGCCTCTACCTGGCCCCCGCGGAGATCGCCGCCCTCGGCCCGCCGAACGCGATGCGGCTCTTCTATCACCCGCGCGGGATGCGTCCCTACATCGTGAACTGGGAGCCCACCGCGGCCGCGCTCATCCAGTGGCTGCACCGCGACGTCATGCGGGGCGTGGGCGAGCCCGAGACGGGCCGGCTGCTGGAGGAGCTCCTCTCCTACCCCGATGTGCCGCGCCAGTGGCGCGTGCTCGATCTGGACGCGGCGCGGGCGCCCTTCCTCGCGGTGGAGCTGGTCAAGGGCGACGTGCGGCTCTCGTTCTTCTCGCTGCTCGCCGGGCTGGGCGTGCCATACGACATCACGCTCCACGAGCTGCGGGTGGAGTGCTTCTTCCCCGCGGATCAGGCGAGCGAGACGCGGCTACGCCGGCTCGCCGCGGACAAGGGCGCGTAGCGCCGCACTAGAGCGCGCCCCAGACTTCTCCTGCGGTTTCAACGCACAGCGCCAGTTTCGCGCGCTGCTGCTCCACGCCGATGTCGTTGCCCTCGACGGTGGACGAGAACCCGCACTGCGGGCTCAGGCCGAGCTGGTCCAGGGGCAGGTACTTCGCGGCCTCGTCGAGGCGGCGCTTGAGGTCGTCCTTGCGCTCGAGCGTGCCCGTCTTGCTCGTCACCAGGCCCAGCACCACGCGCGCCGTCTTCGGCACGTGGCGCAGCGGCGAGAAATCGCCCGAGCGGGCGTCGTCGAACTCGAGG
Coding sequences within it:
- a CDS encoding 2-hydroxyacid dehydrogenase, producing the protein MTGSARPLRVAFVGGFAACFVEPVRARVATPCELVMGDEREVLARLGDVDVVVTLAFTPAMGAVASRLRLVQVPGAGVDRIDRRALPPGAVVANAYGHERGIAEYVLGAMLAWNHRFVSVDANLRRGRWDAAWSHDAPPPPFVPELGGKTLGILGYGRIGQAVARRARAFDMTVHAIRREPRGTSTEGLVSLAGPEGLDALLGAVDYLAITLALTPETRGMIGARELARMRRRAVVINVARGEIVDEDALYEALAAGTIAGAALDVWYRYPAAPGATLPSRRPFHELPNVLMTPHVSGWTEGMLDARAAVIAGNIERIARGEAPVNLVA
- a CDS encoding PaaI family thioesterase, with protein sequence MSETFDPKELSARWKGTLGELLGVEFVEASKERVVARLTIRDDLRTVGGPLHGGTLMAFADTIGAVATVLNLPPGAGTTTLESKTNFFAAGRDGIVQAEATPLHRGKRTQVWQTRITDASGRMLSLTTQTQMVLM
- a CDS encoding helix-turn-helix transcriptional regulator; the protein is MPPIRAGHTPRARAHRRAPRPRAARLSPFGTLLRQWRERRRLSQLGLAMEAEVSTRHLSFVETGRAQPSREMVLLLARALDVPARARNELLTAAGFAPIYRERGLEAPELADVRRALEFMLRQQEPFPALVLDGGWNIVLSNGGAQRLLSLYLAPAEIAALGPPNAMRLFYHPRGMRPYIVNWEPTAAALIQWLHRDVMRGVGEPETGRLLEELLSYPDVPRQWRVLDLDAARAPFLAVELVKGDVRLSFFSLLAGLGVPYDITLHELRVECFFPADQASETRLRRLAADKGA